In Miscanthus floridulus cultivar M001 chromosome 5, ASM1932011v1, whole genome shotgun sequence, one genomic interval encodes:
- the LOC136450027 gene encoding DCD domain-containing protein NRP-B-like — MEGYDREFWQFSDTLRLQTAAFSGFSLGDSIWSPATADRRNNNNDLFAASASPANAAAKNNGVVGLKLNDGGPGLIGSGKLAFGGGKADRYNNLPTTEKAASVYNYNNNGGGYAKNNNNNALAFSKMGSYGYTSNGNNSSGEVKSYFNKSAGRAASNNSHGHAGGKKGGEYGKKKHAKNEGNNGGGAAATDKRFKTLPASEALPRGQAIGGYIFVCNNDTMDENLRRELFGLPSRYRDSVRAIRPGLPLFLYNYSTHQLHGIFEAASFGGTNIDPAAWEDKKCPGESRFPAQVRVATRKIYDPLEEDAFRPILHHYDGPKFRLELSVTEALALLDIFADKDDA; from the exons ATGGAGGGCTACGACCGCGAGTTCTGGCAGTTCAGCGACACGCTGCGCCTGCAGACGGCCGCCTTCTCGGGCTTCTCCCTCGGCGACTCCATCTGGTCCCCCGCCACCGCCGACCGGCGCAACAACAACAACGACCTATTCGCCGCCTCCGCGTCGCCCGCCAACGCCGCCGCCAAGAACAACGGCGTCGTCGGCCTCAAACTCAACGATGGCGGACCGGGCCTCATCGGCTCCGGGAAGCTCGCCTTCGGCGGCGGCAAGGCCGACCGCTACAACAACCTCCCCACCACCGAGAAGGCCGCGTCCGTGTACAACTACAACAACAACGGCGGCGGCTACGccaagaacaacaacaacaacgcccTGGCGTTCAGCAAGATGGGGAGCTACGGCTACACCAGCAACGGCAACAACAGCAGCGGGGAGGTGAAGAGCTACTTCAACAAGTCCGCCGGGAGGGCGGCGAGCAACAACAGCCACGGGCACGCCGGCGGCAAGAAGGGCGGGGAGTACGGCAAGAAGAAGCACGCCAAGAACGAGGGCAACAAcggcggtggcgcggcggccACGGACAAGCGGTTCAAGACGCTGCCGGCGTCGGAGGCGCTGCCGCGGGGCCAAGCCATCGGTGGGTACATCTTCGTCTGCAACAACGACACCATGGACGAGAACCTCAGGAGGGAGCTCTTCG GGCTGCCGTCGAGGTACAGGGACTCGGTGCGGGCCATCCGCCCAGGGCTGCCTCTTTTCCTCTACAACTACTCCACCCACCAGCTCCACGGCATCTTCGAG GCCGCGAGCTTCGGCGGGACCAACATCGACCCGGCGGCGTGGGAGGACAAGAAGTGCCCCGGCGAGTCGCGCTTCCCTGCACAG GTGCGGGTGGCAACGCGGAAGATCTACGACCCACTGGAGGAGGACGCCTTCCGTCCCATCCTCCACCACTACGACGGACCCAAGTTCCGGCTGGAGCTCTCCGTCACCGAGGCCCTCGCCCTCCTCGACATCTTCGCCGACAAGGACGACGCCTGA